A window of Pusillimonas sp. T7-7 contains these coding sequences:
- a CDS encoding GntR family transcriptional regulator produces MTPIRYTELAAVLARRISEERYELGSFLPSEKELMQEFKTSRHTVRAALQQLQDARLVSRRRGSGTIVEARTSNSGFGQSLSSLEDLVLLAAGSPRHLLAVKEVVADLDMARELNVGPGTRWVRFTSTRSLQDDIPMVLTHVYVDTQYGGIKKITQRSPDRLISELIEEHYGLRIESVRQDISACALPPAAAKILGVDSHSPGLFILRQYRDAAQALVVVSTSYHPAGRYKFSTMLIRQK; encoded by the coding sequence ATGACCCCAATTCGCTATACCGAGCTTGCCGCTGTTTTGGCGCGACGAATTTCCGAGGAGCGGTATGAGCTTGGTTCGTTCCTGCCCAGCGAAAAAGAGCTGATGCAAGAATTCAAAACCAGTCGTCATACCGTGCGCGCTGCGTTGCAGCAATTGCAGGATGCGCGTCTGGTATCCCGAAGAAGGGGCAGTGGCACCATAGTTGAGGCTAGAACATCAAACTCAGGCTTTGGTCAGTCCCTGTCGTCGCTGGAAGATCTTGTGCTGCTTGCTGCCGGCAGCCCGCGCCATTTGCTGGCGGTGAAAGAGGTTGTGGCCGATCTGGATATGGCCCGAGAGCTGAATGTAGGGCCTGGAACGCGCTGGGTTCGGTTCACATCAACGCGCTCTTTGCAAGACGATATCCCCATGGTCCTCACGCATGTGTACGTTGATACCCAATACGGTGGCATAAAGAAAATAACGCAGCGGTCACCGGACCGTCTTATTTCTGAACTGATCGAAGAGCATTACGGGTTACGTATTGAGTCAGTGAGACAAGATATCAGCGCCTGTGCTTTGCCGCCTGCTGCAGCCAAAATCCTGGGCGTGGACTCTCATTCACCCGGACTGTTCATTCTTAGGCAATATCGGGACGCCGCCCAGGCGCTGGTCGTAGTGTCGACCTCTTATCACCCCGCTGGACGATACAAGTTCTCGACCATGCTCATCAGACAAAAGTAG
- the greA gene encoding transcription elongation factor GreA, whose product MSAIPLTARGAERLQAELHRLKTIERPEVINAIAEARAQGDLSENAEYDAARERQAFVEGRIQELEGTLSNAQIIDPSTLDVEGKAVFGATVEIEDLESGERVKYQIVGDVEADIRSNLISVSSPVARALIGRGQGDVVEVKAPAGIREYEVLNVSYL is encoded by the coding sequence ATGTCTGCGATACCGTTGACAGCACGCGGCGCTGAGCGCTTGCAAGCAGAATTACATCGTTTGAAAACTATTGAGCGTCCCGAAGTCATTAATGCCATCGCCGAGGCGCGTGCCCAGGGCGATCTTTCCGAAAACGCCGAATACGACGCCGCTCGCGAGCGCCAGGCCTTTGTCGAGGGCCGCATCCAGGAACTGGAAGGCACTTTGTCCAATGCTCAAATCATCGATCCGTCTACGCTCGACGTCGAAGGCAAGGCGGTGTTTGGCGCGACCGTTGAAATCGAAGATCTCGAATCGGGTGAGCGCGTCAAATACCAGATCGTGGGCGACGTCGAAGCCGACATCCGCTCCAATCTGATTTCCGTTTCCAGTCCGGTGGCGCGGGCGCTTATTGGCCGTGGTCAAGGCGATGTGGTCGAGGTCAAGGCGCCGGCCGGCATCCGCGAATACGAAGTGCTCAACGTCAGTTATTTGTAG
- a CDS encoding YhbY family RNA-binding protein translates to MPKLEITSQERSALRAAAHPLRPVVLIGDRGLSDSVLKEIDLNLNAHQLIKVRIAGEEREARNAMLETICESLSCALVHHLGKTLIIYRPDVAAQKAKAEAENATRAIRKPSEPHTPKKLAAEGVTRTRRSEKTKRTEQKTEKLETVAPRARRASAANADRPAHGIPRRAGSALSLRAGARRGAPRSGKR, encoded by the coding sequence ATGCCCAAACTCGAAATAACTTCCCAAGAGCGTAGCGCACTTCGCGCTGCCGCCCACCCATTGCGTCCAGTCGTCCTGATCGGCGACCGGGGCCTGTCGGATTCTGTACTTAAAGAAATCGACCTTAACCTGAACGCCCACCAACTGATCAAGGTCCGTATTGCCGGCGAAGAGCGCGAAGCGCGCAATGCCATGTTGGAAACCATTTGCGAATCACTATCGTGCGCGCTGGTTCACCACCTGGGAAAAACGCTGATCATCTACCGGCCGGATGTTGCCGCCCAAAAGGCCAAGGCCGAAGCCGAAAATGCCACCCGCGCGATACGCAAGCCATCAGAGCCACATACACCTAAAAAACTGGCGGCCGAAGGTGTAACACGTACACGCCGCAGCGAAAAAACCAAACGGACAGAGCAAAAAACCGAAAAACTCGAAACAGTCGCCCCTCGTGCCCGCCGCGCAAGCGCCGCCAATGCCGACCGCCCTGCCCATGGCATACCACGACGCGCAGGCAGCGCCTTGTCGTTGCGCGCCGGTGCGCGACGCGGCGCCCCCCGCTCAGGCAAACGTTAA
- a CDS encoding RlmE family RNA methyltransferase, with the protein MAKKKFSKDWVMQHINDPYVKMAQQKGYRARAAFKLTEILDAEKLMQPGDIVVDLGSAPGSWSQVARERLAGAGGVVDGRIIALDMLPMEPIAGVEFIQGDFREDIMLEQLKNLLGDAQVDLVISDMAPNLSGVSSADSARIQHVCDLALDFACQHLKPEGALIVKAFHGSGFSQIVESFKRCFLRVVERKPKASRDKSSETFLVARRLKS; encoded by the coding sequence ATGGCCAAAAAAAAATTCTCAAAAGATTGGGTTATGCAGCATATTAACGACCCTTACGTCAAAATGGCGCAACAAAAAGGGTATAGAGCCCGGGCTGCGTTCAAACTGACGGAAATTCTTGATGCCGAAAAGCTGATGCAGCCAGGCGATATTGTGGTTGATCTGGGGTCGGCGCCGGGCAGTTGGTCGCAAGTGGCCCGCGAGCGCCTGGCGGGCGCCGGAGGTGTGGTGGACGGCCGTATTATCGCGCTCGATATGCTGCCTATGGAACCTATCGCCGGGGTAGAGTTCATACAGGGTGATTTTCGTGAAGATATCATGCTGGAGCAGTTGAAGAATTTGCTTGGCGACGCTCAGGTAGATCTTGTTATTTCTGACATGGCCCCCAACTTGTCTGGAGTGAGTTCTGCAGATTCAGCTAGAATTCAGCATGTGTGTGATTTGGCCCTCGACTTTGCATGCCAGCACCTCAAACCCGAGGGGGCATTGATCGTCAAGGCATTTCACGGTAGCGGCTTTTCACAAATCGTCGAATCGTTCAAGCGCTGCTTCTTGCGAGTGGTCGAGCGCAAACCCAAGGCGTCCCGTGACAAGTCGTCTGAAACATTCCTGGTCGCACGCCGGCTTAAATCTTAG
- the ftsH gene encoding ATP-dependent zinc metalloprotease FtsH has translation MNNSFSKVAIWMVIALVLFTVFKQFDGRATTTETVTYTQFMKDAQAGRINKVDIQGDTLHVTPDAGRPYSLTSPGDLWMVPELVKSGVQVSGKAREEPSFLTSLFISWFPMLLLIGVWIFFMRQMQGGGKGGAFSFGKSRARMLDENTNNITFADVAGCDEAKEDVQELVDFLRDPTKFQRLGGRIPRGVLMVGSPGTGKTLLAKAIAGEAKVPFFSISGSDFVEMFVGVGAARVRDMFENAKKQAPCIIFIDEIDAVGRQRGAGLGGGNDEREQTLNQLLVEMDGFETGQGVLVVAATNRPDVLDPALLRPGRFDRQVVVSLPDIRGREQILKVHMRKVPLATNVDALVLARGTPGFSGADLANLVNEAALFAARRNGRTVDMSDFEKAKDKIIMGAERRSIVMPEEERRNTAYHESGHALVARLLPKTDPVHKVTIIPRGRALGVTMQLPEGDRYSMDKERLLNTIAVLFGGRIAEEVFMNQMTTGASNDFERATAIARDIVTRYGMTDSLGPVVYAENEGEVFLGRSVTKTTHVSEATMQKVDHEIRLIIDEQYTIARKLIEDNRDKMEAMAAALLEWETIDADQINDIMEGRPPRAPKVVEPNNDTSDHTPPTGLTSAGGNAATTPV, from the coding sequence TTGAACAACTCGTTTTCCAAAGTTGCGATCTGGATGGTGATTGCGCTGGTTCTGTTTACTGTATTCAAGCAGTTCGACGGGCGCGCCACCACCACCGAGACCGTAACTTATACCCAGTTCATGAAAGATGCACAGGCTGGGCGCATCAACAAGGTAGATATTCAGGGCGATACGCTGCATGTCACGCCTGATGCCGGCCGTCCGTACAGCCTGACATCGCCTGGCGACCTCTGGATGGTTCCCGAGCTGGTCAAGTCCGGTGTGCAGGTTTCAGGCAAGGCCCGCGAAGAGCCTTCTTTCCTGACCAGTTTGTTCATATCCTGGTTCCCCATGCTGTTGCTGATCGGGGTCTGGATCTTCTTCATGCGTCAAATGCAGGGCGGCGGCAAGGGCGGGGCATTCAGCTTCGGCAAGTCACGCGCCCGCATGCTCGACGAAAACACCAACAACATCACCTTTGCTGATGTCGCCGGCTGCGACGAAGCTAAGGAAGATGTCCAGGAGTTGGTCGACTTCCTGCGCGATCCTACCAAGTTCCAGCGCCTGGGCGGCCGCATCCCGCGTGGCGTGCTTATGGTGGGTTCGCCTGGTACAGGTAAAACCCTGCTGGCCAAGGCCATTGCCGGCGAAGCCAAGGTACCGTTCTTTAGCATTTCCGGTTCCGACTTTGTCGAAATGTTTGTCGGTGTCGGCGCCGCTCGCGTGCGTGACATGTTCGAAAATGCCAAGAAACAGGCGCCTTGCATCATCTTCATCGACGAAATCGATGCGGTTGGTCGCCAGCGTGGGGCAGGCCTGGGCGGTGGTAACGACGAACGCGAACAAACACTCAACCAGCTGCTGGTCGAAATGGACGGCTTCGAAACGGGGCAGGGCGTGTTGGTCGTTGCCGCCACCAACCGCCCCGACGTACTCGATCCGGCGCTTTTGCGCCCAGGCCGCTTTGACCGCCAGGTTGTGGTTTCCCTGCCGGATATCCGTGGCCGTGAACAGATCCTGAAGGTTCATATGCGTAAGGTGCCGCTGGCTACCAACGTAGATGCCCTGGTACTTGCCCGCGGAACCCCCGGTTTTTCCGGTGCTGACCTGGCCAACCTGGTCAACGAGGCCGCTTTGTTCGCTGCTCGACGCAATGGCCGCACAGTCGACATGAGCGACTTTGAAAAGGCCAAAGACAAAATCATCATGGGCGCCGAGCGCCGCTCTATCGTCATGCCCGAAGAAGAGCGTCGCAATACGGCATACCACGAATCCGGCCATGCGCTGGTGGCGCGTCTGTTACCCAAGACTGATCCGGTCCACAAAGTCACCATCATCCCGCGTGGCCGTGCTTTGGGTGTAACCATGCAGTTGCCTGAAGGCGACCGCTACAGCATGGACAAGGAACGCCTGCTTAATACCATCGCCGTACTATTTGGTGGTCGTATCGCCGAAGAAGTCTTCATGAATCAAATGACGACTGGCGCGTCCAACGATTTCGAGCGTGCCACAGCCATTGCCCGCGACATCGTTACGCGCTATGGCATGACCGACTCTTTAGGGCCGGTGGTGTATGCCGAGAACGAGGGCGAGGTATTCCTGGGCCGCAGCGTGACCAAAACCACGCATGTGTCTGAAGCAACCATGCAAAAAGTCGATCACGAAATTCGCCTGATCATCGACGAGCAGTACACCATTGCACGCAAGCTTATCGAAGATAACCGCGACAAAATGGAAGCCATGGCGGCTGCCTTGCTCGAGTGGGAAACCATTGATGCCGATCAAATCAACGACATCATGGAAGGGCGTCCGCCTCGCGCACCGAAAGTGGTCGAACCCAACAACGACACGTCCGACCACACGCCCCCTACCGGCCTGACGTCGGCCGGCGGCAATGCGGCAACAACACCGGTATAG
- the folP gene encoding dihydropteroate synthase: MSPTLLCGRFELHFERPFIMGIVNVTPDSFSDGDQHFQTDEAIAHARLLIEQGADILDIGGESTRPGAEPVPAQEELKRILPVIEALRSADIPLSIDTFKPEVMRKALDAGADLINDIYGFRQPGAIEAVADSSCGLCVMHMQGEPKTMQRTPQYDDVMRDVQQFLHERVSVMLAAGIDKRRITLDPGFGFGKTPEQNYRLLRRLQELDSLGCPWFIGLSRKSMIGHVTGRVPAERVAGSIAAALAAVARGAHIIRVHDVAETVDAVKVWSAIEHGAFYD; encoded by the coding sequence ATGAGTCCAACCTTGCTTTGTGGGCGCTTCGAGTTGCATTTCGAGCGCCCATTCATAATGGGGATCGTCAACGTCACTCCTGACTCGTTTTCAGATGGCGATCAGCATTTCCAGACCGACGAGGCTATTGCCCATGCCCGGCTGCTGATCGAGCAGGGCGCCGATATTCTTGATATTGGCGGCGAGTCGACCAGGCCAGGCGCTGAGCCGGTACCGGCTCAAGAAGAACTCAAGCGCATCCTGCCTGTCATAGAAGCCTTGCGGTCGGCCGACATCCCCCTTTCCATTGATACCTTCAAACCCGAAGTCATGCGCAAAGCGCTTGATGCCGGCGCAGACCTTATCAACGATATCTACGGTTTCCGGCAACCCGGGGCCATAGAAGCTGTTGCTGATTCAAGCTGCGGTTTATGCGTCATGCATATGCAGGGCGAGCCCAAGACCATGCAGCGCACGCCGCAGTATGACGATGTCATGCGCGATGTTCAGCAGTTCCTGCACGAACGCGTGTCGGTCATGCTGGCTGCCGGCATAGACAAGCGGCGTATCACCCTGGATCCGGGTTTTGGCTTTGGCAAGACCCCTGAACAAAACTATCGTCTATTACGTCGGCTGCAAGAACTGGACAGCCTGGGTTGCCCTTGGTTCATCGGCCTATCGCGCAAATCCATGATTGGCCATGTGACCGGCCGGGTCCCAGCCGAACGGGTGGCAGGCAGCATTGCCGCCGCTTTGGCGGCTGTGGCGCGCGGGGCTCATATAATCCGTGTGCACGATGTTGCCGAGACGGTAGATGCGGTAAAAGTATGGAGTGCAATTGAACACGGAGCTTTTTATGACTGA
- the glmM gene encoding phosphoglucosamine mutase, with amino-acid sequence MTERKYFGTDGVRGEVGGATINAEFALRLGYAAGRVLARKHPGRGRPAVVIGKDTRISGYMLESALEAGLSAAGIDVLLAGPVPTPAVAYLTRALRLVAGIVISASHNPYQDNGIKFFSASGMKLPDEIEAEIEAAIHEPLGCVSSENLGKARRIDDSAGRYIEFCKSTFPNELDLSGFSIVVDAAHGAAYQVAPHVFRELGAEVFAIGCQPDGLNINEGVGAMHPERLVSEVQARGADLGIALDGDADRLQMVDGSGRLYNGDELLYAIVCDRMTQGPVEGVVGTLMTNLGFEKQMEALGVGFARAKVGDRYVLEGMQSRGWLYGGESSGHLLCLDCHTTGDGIIAALQVLTAMSRSGSSLAELVSGIKMYPQKMVNVPLAPGVQWQNHSGLQAAQKNVEKMLNGRGRVLIRASGTEPKLRLMVEAENAELAEEGVQQLLAVDLTNA; translated from the coding sequence ATGACTGAGCGCAAATATTTTGGCACCGACGGGGTGCGTGGTGAAGTGGGCGGTGCGACCATCAATGCCGAATTCGCGTTGCGCCTGGGCTACGCCGCCGGCCGGGTGCTGGCGCGCAAGCACCCTGGCAGAGGTCGTCCAGCTGTAGTAATCGGCAAAGACACCCGTATTTCCGGCTATATGCTGGAATCTGCCCTGGAAGCCGGTTTATCGGCGGCCGGCATCGACGTACTGCTGGCCGGGCCCGTGCCGACGCCCGCTGTGGCCTACCTGACCCGTGCTTTACGCCTGGTAGCAGGTATTGTGATCAGTGCCTCCCACAATCCGTATCAAGACAACGGCATCAAGTTCTTTTCGGCATCGGGCATGAAATTACCCGACGAAATTGAAGCCGAAATTGAAGCCGCCATTCATGAACCGCTAGGCTGCGTAAGTTCGGAAAATCTGGGCAAGGCGCGTCGCATTGACGATTCAGCCGGGCGCTATATCGAGTTTTGTAAAAGTACCTTCCCCAACGAGCTTGATTTGTCAGGGTTTTCCATTGTGGTCGATGCTGCCCATGGCGCTGCCTATCAAGTGGCTCCACATGTTTTTCGCGAGCTGGGGGCAGAGGTCTTCGCTATCGGATGCCAGCCGGACGGACTCAACATCAACGAAGGCGTGGGCGCCATGCACCCCGAACGCCTGGTCTCTGAAGTGCAGGCCAGGGGCGCCGATTTGGGTATTGCGCTGGATGGCGATGCCGACCGCTTGCAGATGGTGGATGGCAGCGGGCGCCTTTATAACGGCGACGAACTGCTTTATGCCATTGTTTGCGATCGCATGACCCAGGGTCCGGTCGAAGGCGTAGTGGGTACGCTCATGACCAATCTGGGTTTCGAAAAGCAGATGGAGGCATTGGGCGTTGGCTTTGCACGTGCCAAAGTCGGCGATCGCTATGTACTGGAAGGCATGCAAAGCCGTGGATGGTTGTATGGGGGTGAAAGCTCCGGACACTTGTTGTGTCTGGATTGCCACACCACCGGCGACGGGATTATTGCCGCGTTGCAAGTGCTGACTGCCATGAGCCGCAGTGGTTCGAGCCTGGCTGAGCTGGTGTCGGGCATAAAGATGTACCCGCAGAAAATGGTCAATGTTCCGCTGGCGCCCGGCGTTCAGTGGCAAAACCATTCAGGCCTGCAGGCCGCTCAAAAGAATGTAGAGAAAATGCTAAATGGCCGGGGTCGTGTGCTGATACGCGCGTCTGGCACCGAACCCAAGCTGCGTCTGATGGTCGAGGCCGAAAATGCCGAGCTGGCTGAAGAGGGTGTCCAACAGCTGCTTGCCGTTGATTTAACAAACGCGTAA
- a CDS encoding GNAT family N-acetyltransferase: MLELARIQSDAMVDANWASPRPQSLVLGLARTNEELEAIQRLRYNVFTEEMNAVFPNAADGLDTDRYDPWCEHLMVKEVNSDMVVGTYRLLTPENARKAGGYYSETEFDLSGLGHLYGELAEVGRSCTHPDHRSGSVIMLLWSGIANMMQQYGFRYVLGCASVSLRDDGVTAAEVWRVASKAMAKQPGLHHVVPRHRYPVERLNSVLPARIPPLIKGYLKLGATICGEPAWDPDFNTADFPVLLDVQNMDARYRRHFGMS; encoded by the coding sequence ATGTTAGAGCTTGCACGTATTCAGTCAGACGCTATGGTCGATGCCAACTGGGCCAGTCCCAGGCCGCAAAGCCTGGTTTTGGGCTTGGCGCGAACCAATGAAGAGCTCGAGGCCATACAGCGCTTGCGCTACAACGTTTTCACAGAAGAAATGAACGCCGTATTCCCGAATGCGGCCGATGGGCTGGATACCGACCGCTACGACCCCTGGTGTGAACACCTGATGGTCAAAGAGGTCAATTCCGACATGGTGGTGGGAACCTATCGGCTGCTCACTCCGGAAAACGCCCGGAAAGCCGGTGGTTACTATTCAGAAACAGAATTCGACCTATCCGGCCTGGGCCATCTGTATGGCGAACTGGCCGAGGTAGGGCGTTCGTGCACGCATCCCGATCATCGCAGTGGGTCTGTCATCATGCTGCTATGGTCGGGCATAGCCAATATGATGCAACAATATGGTTTCCGCTACGTATTGGGCTGTGCCAGCGTCAGTTTGCGTGATGATGGCGTTACGGCTGCCGAGGTATGGCGTGTGGCCAGCAAAGCCATGGCCAAGCAGCCAGGGCTGCATCATGTTGTGCCGCGCCATCGCTATCCGGTAGAACGCCTGAACAGCGTCCTGCCTGCCCGCATCCCGCCGCTTATCAAAGGCTATCTGAAGCTGGGCGCCACCATTTGTGGCGAACCCGCCTGGGATCCTGACTTCAACACGGCCGATTTCCCCGTACTGCTTGATGTGCAGAACATGGATGCCCGCTATCGCCGCCATTTCGGCATGAGCTGA
- the ppx gene encoding exopolyphosphatase: MDHLLAAIDLGSNSFRLSIGRVVQQDGNAQIYAIDRLKESVRLAAGLNNDKVIEDEAIQRAITVLKRFGERLQGFHPNRVRAVATNTFRIARNVDQILPLAEEALGFPIEVIAGQEEARLIFSGITNELPPSDNNRLMIDIGGGSTEIIIGRGFQPLHMSSLYMGCVSYTRRFFPDGNITEARMQEAQIAARRELEAISKRYRKTGWQEAYGSSGTAKGLIAVLQESGMSKKGITLEGLEKLKDKLVRDGKVIMSELPGLKHDRSLVLAGGLAIMMAAFKELKVKAMGPGEGALRVGVLYDLLGRDSDHDKRHETVRQFIKRYHVDIRQSARVKRAAMSFFKQLGLPDDTEVQDLERTLGWAADLHEIGISIAHAEYHKHSAYILQHADMPGFSNDDQLLLAKLALGHHGKLSKFPAQEPTRNRWLTLLCLRLAVLLARRREDHEHLPIALSVKGNSLSVKVEKGWLATHPLSEYSLLAEQDEWNKGEFDFELIPK; the protein is encoded by the coding sequence ATGGACCACCTACTTGCCGCCATAGACCTAGGCTCAAACAGCTTCAGGCTCTCTATCGGGCGCGTCGTACAACAAGATGGCAATGCACAAATCTATGCCATTGATCGCCTCAAGGAATCCGTCAGGTTGGCGGCAGGGCTGAACAACGACAAAGTCATAGAAGACGAAGCCATACAACGCGCCATCACGGTGTTGAAGCGTTTTGGCGAACGGCTGCAGGGTTTTCACCCGAATAGAGTGCGGGCCGTGGCCACCAATACCTTTCGCATTGCCCGCAACGTCGACCAGATATTGCCTTTGGCCGAAGAGGCGCTTGGCTTTCCCATAGAGGTCATTGCCGGCCAGGAAGAAGCACGGCTCATTTTTTCAGGCATTACAAATGAGCTGCCGCCTTCGGACAACAACCGCCTGATGATAGATATTGGCGGTGGATCAACCGAAATCATTATCGGCAGAGGGTTTCAGCCGCTGCATATGTCCTCGCTTTACATGGGCTGCGTCAGCTATACCCGCCGGTTCTTTCCCGACGGCAATATTACCGAAGCTCGCATGCAAGAAGCACAGATTGCGGCCAGACGAGAACTCGAAGCCATCTCAAAGCGATACCGCAAAACGGGCTGGCAAGAAGCCTATGGCTCATCAGGTACAGCCAAAGGCCTGATTGCCGTACTGCAAGAAAGCGGGATGTCCAAAAAAGGTATTACCCTGGAAGGCCTGGAAAAACTGAAAGACAAGCTGGTGCGCGACGGCAAGGTCATCATGAGTGAATTGCCTGGCCTGAAACACGATCGCTCTCTGGTGCTGGCAGGCGGGCTGGCCATTATGATGGCTGCCTTCAAGGAGCTGAAAGTCAAAGCCATGGGCCCTGGCGAAGGCGCTTTGCGCGTGGGTGTGCTGTACGACTTGTTGGGCCGCGATTCTGACCACGACAAGCGCCACGAGACCGTGCGGCAATTCATCAAGCGCTACCATGTGGATATTCGCCAGTCGGCACGGGTCAAGCGCGCAGCCATGAGCTTCTTCAAGCAGTTGGGCCTACCCGACGATACCGAGGTGCAAGATCTTGAGCGCACTTTAGGCTGGGCTGCCGATCTACACGAGATAGGCATCAGTATCGCCCATGCCGAATATCACAAGCATAGCGCCTATATTCTTCAGCATGCCGACATGCCCGGATTCTCGAACGACGATCAATTATTGCTGGCCAAACTTGCCCTGGGCCATCACGGCAAGCTAAGCAAGTTTCCGGCCCAAGAGCCTACACGCAACCGCTGGCTGACCTTGCTCTGTCTGCGACTGGCTGTACTGCTTGCACGGCGCCGCGAAGACCACGAACACCTTCCCATCGCCCTTTCCGTCAAAGGCAACAGCCTGAGCGTCAAGGTCGAGAAAGGCTGGCTGGCCACCCACCCGCTATCCGAATACTCGCTGCTGGCGGAACAAGATGAATGGAATAAAGGAGAGTTTGATTTCGAGCTGATCCCAAAATGA